Proteins encoded by one window of Chondromyces crocatus:
- a CDS encoding NAD-dependent epimerase/dehydratase family protein: MRVLVLGGTRFIGYFLVQRLLAAGHDVTLFNRGLTPDPFGARVTRLHGDRHREGLAARLGGRDFDAVVDFLAFDEPDARGAIQALRDHVGHYIMVSTGQVYLVREACPLPATEADYEGPLRPPPTDDDDKLSYDYGIHKRACEDTFAAAWTAERFPVTRLRIPMVEGPRDPQRRVDQYLARLLDGGPLLLPTTDIASNAVRHVYVIDVVDALLALLERPETTRGEAYNVCQQEALTLPEYLTLLAQAAGAPPPRLVPVPRRTLTGAGLDPQQLSPFSSSWMSIIDPTRAITTLGFRPRPLERTLEILATTYLANQPAEPLPGLDRRADELALATHHAGAAS; this comes from the coding sequence ATGCGCGTCCTCGTCCTCGGTGGGACCCGGTTCATCGGCTACTTCCTCGTCCAGCGCCTCCTCGCCGCCGGCCACGACGTCACCCTCTTCAACCGCGGCCTCACGCCCGACCCCTTCGGCGCGCGCGTCACCCGCCTCCACGGCGACCGCCACCGCGAAGGCCTCGCCGCCCGCCTCGGCGGCCGTGATTTCGACGCCGTCGTCGACTTCCTCGCCTTCGACGAGCCCGACGCCCGCGGCGCCATCCAGGCCCTCCGCGACCACGTCGGCCACTACATCATGGTCAGCACCGGCCAGGTCTACCTCGTCCGCGAAGCCTGCCCCTTGCCCGCCACCGAGGCCGACTACGAAGGCCCCCTCCGCCCTCCGCCCACCGACGACGACGACAAGCTCAGTTACGACTACGGCATCCACAAGCGCGCTTGCGAAGACACCTTCGCCGCCGCCTGGACCGCCGAGCGCTTCCCCGTCACCCGCCTGCGCATCCCCATGGTCGAAGGCCCTCGCGACCCCCAGCGCCGCGTCGACCAGTACCTCGCCCGCCTCCTCGACGGCGGCCCCTTGCTCCTCCCCACCACCGACATCGCCTCGAACGCCGTGCGCCACGTCTACGTCATCGACGTCGTCGACGCCCTCCTCGCCCTCCTCGAACGCCCCGAGACCACCCGCGGCGAGGCGTACAACGTCTGCCAGCAAGAAGCGCTCACCCTCCCCGAGTACCTCACCCTCCTCGCCCAGGCCGCTGGCGCTCCACCCCCGCGCCTCGTCCCCGTCCCTCGCCGCACCCTCACCGGCGCCGGCCTCGACCCCCAGCAGCTCTCCCCCTTCAGCAGCAGCTGGATGTCCATCATCGACCCCACCCGCGCCATCACCACCCTCGGCTTCCGCCCGCGCCCCCTCGAACGCACCCTCGAGATCCTCGCCACCACCTACCTCGCCAACCAACCCGCTGAACCCTTGCCCGGCCTCGACCGCCGCGCCGACGAGCTCGCCCTCGCCACACACCACGCCGGAGCTGCCTCGTGA
- a CDS encoding phenylacetate--CoA ligase family protein, with the protein MNKAQRQRTLAAFNHFFATPLDEALARHRDVDPAALALALFQEVAASVPAYGRFLTERGLQATTVQTPDAFRVLPVLTKQSYILQNPLDDLCRGGRLEDCDMVAVSSGSTGRPTFWPRFVTDELSVARRFEQVFHDAFEADRRRTLAVICFALGTWVGGMYTTAACRHLAAKGYPITVITPGNNKEEIFRAVLELGPAFDQVVLLGYPPFLKDIIDTGRVRGVDWTPFHLKLVFAGEVFSEEWRTLVLERAGATDPCRDSASLYGTADAGVLGNETPLSITIRRYLARHPDAARELFGQDRLPTLVQYDPCARYFEAIDGALVFTGDSGVPLVRYAILDQGGVIPHDTMLSFLARRSFHPLVSLGDARGLRDLPFAYVFGRADFTVSHFGANVYPENIAVGLEQPAVAEHVTGKFVMEVHEAEDHDTVLTIRVELAPGEEASDPLATSITTAIQTELLRLNSEYRNYVPPDRQTPRILLLPAGDPSYFPVGVKHRYTRKPTPPA; encoded by the coding sequence GTGAACAAAGCCCAGCGCCAGCGCACCCTCGCCGCCTTCAACCACTTCTTCGCGACCCCCCTCGACGAAGCCCTCGCCCGACACCGCGACGTCGACCCCGCCGCCCTCGCCCTCGCCCTCTTCCAGGAAGTCGCCGCCTCGGTCCCTGCCTACGGCCGCTTCCTCACCGAGCGCGGCCTCCAGGCCACCACCGTGCAGACCCCCGACGCCTTCCGCGTCCTCCCCGTGCTCACCAAGCAGAGCTACATCCTGCAGAACCCCCTCGACGACCTCTGCCGCGGTGGCCGCCTCGAAGACTGCGACATGGTCGCCGTCTCCTCCGGCTCCACCGGCCGCCCCACCTTCTGGCCCCGCTTCGTCACCGACGAACTCTCCGTCGCCCGCCGCTTCGAGCAAGTCTTCCACGACGCCTTCGAAGCCGACCGCCGCCGCACCCTCGCCGTCATCTGCTTCGCCCTCGGCACCTGGGTCGGCGGCATGTACACCACCGCCGCCTGCCGCCACCTCGCTGCCAAGGGCTACCCCATCACCGTCATCACCCCTGGCAACAACAAGGAAGAAATCTTCCGCGCCGTCCTCGAGCTCGGCCCCGCCTTCGACCAGGTGGTCCTCCTCGGCTACCCCCCCTTCCTCAAGGACATCATCGACACCGGCCGCGTCCGCGGCGTCGACTGGACCCCCTTCCACCTCAAGCTCGTCTTCGCCGGCGAAGTCTTCAGCGAAGAGTGGCGCACCCTCGTCCTCGAACGCGCCGGCGCCACCGACCCCTGCCGCGACTCCGCCTCCCTCTACGGCACCGCCGACGCTGGCGTCCTCGGCAACGAGACCCCACTCAGCATCACCATCCGCCGCTACCTCGCCCGCCACCCCGACGCCGCCCGCGAACTCTTCGGCCAGGACCGCCTCCCCACCCTCGTCCAGTACGACCCATGCGCCCGCTACTTCGAGGCCATCGACGGCGCCCTCGTCTTCACCGGCGACAGCGGCGTCCCCCTCGTCCGCTACGCCATCCTCGACCAGGGCGGCGTCATCCCCCACGACACCATGCTCTCCTTCCTCGCCCGCCGCAGCTTCCACCCCCTGGTCAGCCTCGGCGACGCCCGCGGCCTGCGCGATCTCCCCTTCGCCTACGTATTCGGCCGCGCCGACTTCACCGTCTCCCACTTCGGCGCCAACGTGTACCCCGAGAACATCGCCGTCGGCCTCGAACAGCCCGCAGTCGCCGAGCACGTCACCGGCAAGTTCGTCATGGAAGTCCACGAAGCCGAGGACCACGACACCGTCCTCACGATCCGCGTCGAGCTGGCTCCAGGTGAAGAAGCCAGCGACCCCCTCGCCACCTCGATCACCACCGCCATCCAGACCGAGCTTCTCCGCCTCAACAGCGAGTACCGCAACTACGTCCCCCCCGACCGCCAGACCCCGCGCATCCTCCTGCTCCCCGCCGGCGACCCGAGCTACTTCCCCGTCGGCGTGAAGCACCGCTACACCCGCAAGCCCACCCCACCGGCCTGA
- a CDS encoding vWA domain-containing protein, with protein sequence MSRPPVITLLAGLSIVSLSALGMGACSAASDNPDNPNNPTGAGAGNPTSSSTESGVIDNPGSSTFGGESCGSSTFGNLVPASILVLLDKSGSMSGGDGKPNMWNPTRQALNAMMNAADPDLNMGLLPFPAGNYNDTNAALCVINQNAPGCAELLADGGCKDVAMNPAVHVAPLSISKPQISSWLAANSPRGNTPTFEALQRAYQMMRNVNAFGERYVLLMTDGKPTIYEPLFPQFNLECRTQADIAAEALAGASGSPPVKTFVIGAPGSEDAGGLLSQLAINGQTQRSPTCSVGAKDCHYQIGSANFQSELEAVLNEISGKISDCVFAIPQGTDEVDPTLVNVVVETSAGTDETYRDTTHQDGWDYTDASETKIRLYGPACEAYQAEEGARVNIILGCKTVIR encoded by the coding sequence ATGAGCCGCCCGCCCGTAATTACGCTTCTCGCTGGTCTGTCGATCGTCTCTCTCTCTGCCCTTGGCATGGGAGCGTGTTCGGCGGCGTCCGACAACCCTGACAACCCGAACAACCCGACCGGCGCCGGCGCCGGCAACCCGACCAGCTCCAGCACCGAGAGCGGCGTGATCGACAACCCGGGCAGCTCCACCTTCGGTGGCGAGAGCTGCGGCTCGTCGACCTTCGGCAACCTGGTGCCCGCGAGCATCCTGGTGCTGCTCGACAAGTCGGGGAGCATGTCCGGCGGCGACGGGAAGCCCAACATGTGGAACCCCACCCGTCAGGCCCTCAACGCGATGATGAACGCGGCTGACCCGGACCTGAACATGGGCCTGCTGCCGTTTCCCGCGGGAAACTACAATGATACCAATGCGGCCTTGTGCGTTATCAACCAGAATGCACCCGGCTGTGCGGAGCTGCTCGCCGACGGCGGCTGCAAGGATGTCGCCATGAATCCAGCAGTGCATGTAGCGCCGCTCAGTATCAGCAAGCCACAGATCTCGTCCTGGCTTGCTGCCAACTCCCCCAGAGGCAACACCCCTACATTCGAAGCACTTCAGCGTGCCTATCAGATGATGCGCAATGTCAATGCGTTCGGTGAACGGTACGTGCTTTTGATGACGGATGGTAAGCCGACCATTTATGAGCCACTCTTCCCTCAGTTCAATCTCGAATGTAGAACGCAAGCTGATATCGCGGCAGAAGCGCTGGCAGGCGCCAGTGGCTCACCCCCGGTGAAGACCTTCGTGATCGGTGCGCCGGGCAGTGAAGATGCTGGCGGTCTCCTCTCTCAGCTGGCCATCAATGGCCAGACGCAGCGCTCGCCAACGTGCAGCGTCGGTGCCAAGGATTGTCATTATCAGATCGGGAGCGCGAACTTTCAGTCTGAACTCGAAGCTGTCCTCAATGAGATCTCCGGGAAAATATCAGACTGTGTCTTCGCCATCCCACAAGGAACGGACGAGGTCGATCCGACGCTGGTCAACGTTGTCGTAGAGACGTCGGCTGGCACCGATGAGACGTACCGAGACACCACGCATCAGGACGGCTGGGATTACACGGACGCCAGCGAGACCAAGATCAGACTCTACGGTCCTGCTTGTGAGGCCTACCAGGCTGAGGAGGGCGCCCGCGTGAACATCATCCTCGGGTGCAAAACGGTCATCAGGTAG
- a CDS encoding Sec-independent protein translocase subunit TatA/TatB — protein MGRIGPTEILIIVAIALLLFGGRRIADIGKGLGEGIKNFKKGISDPEKGASELPPGGDETKTSSTSTANTTNESATTSKPS, from the coding sequence ATGGGTCGAATCGGGCCGACGGAGATCCTCATCATTGTCGCCATCGCGCTGCTGCTCTTCGGTGGCCGGCGGATCGCCGACATCGGCAAGGGTCTGGGCGAGGGCATCAAGAACTTCAAGAAGGGCATCAGCGATCCCGAGAAGGGAGCGTCCGAGCTGCCTCCTGGAGGCGACGAGACGAAGACGAGTTCGACCTCCACGGCGAACACGACGAACGAGTCGGCGACGACCAGCAAGCCGAGCTGA
- a CDS encoding cytochrome P450, whose translation MALPPGPRTPALVTTYHWIRRPQPFLTECRDTFGPAFTIRLPNLPPVAIFANPDDVKDIFTGDSDTMLAGRFNLSLRAFLGDHSVLMLDGREHLRQRRLLLPPFHGERMTAYGRIMIDAAHDAIDRFPFRSPFAVHGYMQEITLHVILRAVFGLEEGPRLDALAEAVTNLLEIAVWPPLLLPAMQRDLGPWSPWGRFLHYKRQTHGMLLDQIRRRRAEQATRPEGLEGDDVLTLLLQARDEEGQPLTDEELRDELMTLLVAGHETTATGLAWALHWILTTPGIEARLRRELADGHFTPERIARLELLDAVVRETLRLQPVLPFVGRILDKPVRVGGWDLPAGVGAVCSIYLAHKRPEVYTEPDRFNPDRFLGTKFSPYEFFPFGGGIRRCIGMAFALHEMKMVLATVLARTILRPAHDRAIRAVRRNITLTPSDGCSVVLKRRAPRSTAAHAA comes from the coding sequence ATGGCACTCCCGCCCGGCCCGCGCACCCCTGCCCTCGTCACCACCTACCACTGGATACGCCGCCCCCAGCCGTTCCTCACCGAGTGCCGCGACACCTTCGGCCCGGCCTTCACCATCCGCCTGCCGAACCTCCCGCCGGTCGCCATCTTCGCCAACCCCGACGACGTGAAGGACATCTTCACCGGCGACAGCGACACCATGCTCGCTGGCCGCTTCAACCTCTCCTTGCGCGCCTTCCTCGGCGACCACTCCGTGCTCATGCTCGACGGCCGCGAGCACCTCCGCCAGCGCCGCCTCCTCCTGCCGCCCTTCCACGGCGAGCGCATGACCGCGTACGGCCGGATCATGATCGACGCCGCGCACGACGCCATCGATCGCTTCCCCTTCCGCTCCCCCTTCGCCGTGCACGGCTACATGCAGGAGATCACCCTGCACGTCATCCTCCGCGCCGTCTTCGGCCTCGAAGAAGGCCCCCGCCTCGACGCCCTCGCCGAGGCCGTGACCAACCTCCTCGAGATCGCCGTGTGGCCTCCGCTCCTCCTCCCCGCCATGCAGCGTGACCTCGGCCCCTGGAGCCCCTGGGGACGCTTCCTTCACTACAAGCGCCAGACCCACGGCATGCTCCTCGACCAGATCCGCAGACGACGCGCCGAGCAGGCCACCCGCCCCGAAGGCCTGGAGGGCGACGACGTCCTCACCCTGCTGCTGCAAGCGCGCGACGAAGAGGGCCAGCCCCTCACCGACGAAGAGCTCCGCGACGAACTCATGACCCTCCTCGTCGCGGGCCACGAGACCACCGCCACCGGCCTCGCCTGGGCCCTCCACTGGATCCTCACCACCCCTGGCATCGAAGCCCGCCTCCGGCGCGAGCTCGCCGACGGCCACTTCACCCCCGAGCGCATCGCCCGCCTGGAGCTGCTCGACGCCGTCGTCCGCGAGACGCTGCGCCTCCAGCCCGTCCTTCCCTTCGTCGGCCGCATCCTCGACAAGCCCGTGCGCGTGGGCGGCTGGGATCTTCCGGCGGGCGTCGGCGCCGTCTGCTCCATCTACCTCGCGCACAAGCGCCCCGAGGTCTACACCGAGCCGGATCGCTTCAACCCCGACCGCTTCCTCGGCACGAAGTTCTCGCCCTACGAGTTCTTCCCCTTCGGTGGAGGCATCCGCCGCTGCATCGGCATGGCGTTCGCGCTCCACGAGATGAAGATGGTGCTCGCCACCGTCCTCGCACGCACGATCCTGCGCCCCGCCCACGACCGCGCCATTCGCGCCGTGCGCCGGAACATCACCCTCACCCCCTCGGACGGCTGCAGCGTCGTACTCAAGCGCCGCGCGCCCCGCTCCACCGCGGCCCACGCCGCCTGA
- a CDS encoding serine/threonine-protein kinase, producing MSTPLAPDMIIGSKYRLIKPLGSGAMGTVWAAENGSTGRQVALKLLSNTEEHLQKRLLREARACGQLHHPNIVELFDVESTDAGDPFLVMELLEGQTLAQRLKGKRCIDPPLAARFARDIARGLAAAHAKQIIHRDLKPANIFLQRGETDVHLKILDFGVSKNLAVSDGLHTVAGAAIGSLAYMSPEQARAASDLDPRSDLWSVGILLVEMLTGERPIRGTAPQLVLQLVNGRIPPAAEVAPNVGPEFHAVIDRCLQRQRDARISSATELAALLEPLAQPASPAAISGQPPWPTAPRNAAPPASPAAISGQPPWPTAPRSAAPPASPMAWPAPSQAPQDDDSIEPETLHDALEEDDVTTSDDLLHEAATIQIQRRPSAPPAHHFPEGLGGTIRMARPSARPQAQAPEGAPRGFPPGSASHPASESLPAGPGGTELMLPLPTARPRLDAPPVPGPPHLGPSPASWSPPAFGGAGGVNKIHPSAPVSFPSDYLQTGEVAPPTSGPHPSLSFLLLLGVLSASLTVGLAILAYFLVR from the coding sequence ATGTCCACCCCGCTCGCGCCCGACATGATCATCGGCAGCAAGTACCGACTGATCAAACCCCTCGGCAGCGGCGCAATGGGCACCGTGTGGGCGGCGGAGAACGGCAGCACGGGCCGCCAGGTCGCGCTCAAGCTCCTCAGCAACACCGAGGAGCACCTCCAGAAGCGGCTCCTCCGCGAGGCCAGAGCCTGCGGCCAGCTCCATCACCCGAACATCGTCGAGCTCTTCGACGTCGAGAGCACCGATGCCGGCGACCCCTTCCTGGTCATGGAGCTGCTCGAGGGCCAGACCCTCGCCCAGCGCTTGAAGGGAAAGCGCTGCATCGATCCCCCGCTCGCCGCCCGCTTCGCCCGCGACATCGCCCGCGGCCTCGCCGCCGCGCACGCGAAGCAGATCATCCACCGCGACCTCAAGCCCGCCAACATCTTCCTCCAGCGCGGCGAGACCGACGTCCACCTGAAGATCCTCGACTTCGGCGTCAGCAAGAACCTCGCGGTCTCGGACGGCCTCCACACCGTCGCCGGCGCCGCCATCGGCTCCCTGGCCTACATGAGCCCCGAGCAAGCGCGTGCCGCCTCCGACCTCGACCCGCGCAGCGATCTCTGGTCCGTCGGCATCCTCCTCGTCGAGATGCTCACCGGCGAGCGCCCCATCCGCGGCACCGCCCCTCAGCTCGTCCTCCAGCTCGTGAACGGCAGGATCCCCCCTGCCGCCGAGGTCGCACCCAACGTCGGTCCCGAGTTCCATGCCGTCATCGACCGCTGCCTCCAGCGACAGCGCGACGCGCGCATCAGCTCCGCCACCGAGCTCGCAGCCCTCCTCGAGCCACTCGCGCAGCCAGCCTCCCCCGCAGCCATCTCGGGTCAGCCCCCCTGGCCCACCGCCCCCAGGAACGCCGCGCCGCCGGCCTCGCCCGCAGCCATCTCGGGTCAGCCCCCCTGGCCCACCGCCCCCAGGAGCGCCGCGCCGCCAGCCTCGCCCATGGCCTGGCCTGCGCCCTCGCAAGCGCCTCAGGACGACGACTCGATCGAGCCGGAGACCCTTCACGACGCGCTGGAGGAGGACGACGTCACCACCTCCGACGACCTCCTCCACGAAGCGGCCACCATCCAGATCCAGCGCCGCCCCTCGGCGCCCCCAGCGCATCACTTCCCCGAAGGCCTGGGCGGCACCATCCGCATGGCCAGACCCTCTGCGCGCCCCCAGGCGCAGGCCCCGGAGGGCGCCCCCCGCGGCTTCCCCCCGGGCAGCGCCAGTCACCCTGCCAGCGAGAGCCTCCCTGCGGGTCCTGGCGGCACCGAGCTGATGCTCCCCCTGCCCACCGCCCGCCCTCGCCTCGACGCGCCTCCCGTCCCGGGCCCACCGCATCTCGGCCCCTCACCCGCCTCGTGGTCCCCCCCCGCCTTCGGCGGCGCAGGGGGCGTGAACAAGATCCACCCGAGCGCCCCCGTCTCCTTCCCCTCCGACTACCTCCAGACGGGAGAGGTCGCCCCACCGACCTCTGGCCCTCACCCGAGCCTCTCGTTCCTCCTCCTGCTCGGCGTCCTCTCGGCATCGCTCACCGTCGGCCTCGCGATCCTCGCGTACTTCCTGGTGCGGTAA
- a CDS encoding NAD-dependent epimerase/dehydratase family protein produces the protein MRHVSAPLVVFGCGFTGTAAAAMRRAEGGRVIATTRDEARAAALARAGIEAHVIPALGVEAAAKLVPEGAEVLVAFPPDPAADAAVAAALEGARAVVYVSSTAVYGGATGKVDELVPVDRGDARAAARLDAEAHYQRRGAVILRAAGIYGPGRGLHRRLMRGEHRLVEGGHKVVSRIHVEDLARLALASLEQGLRGDVFVVGDDAPVPQVDVVRWLCQRLGLPLPVEVEAGAVHETLRHDRAVQNARIKSALGLSLQYPSYREGFEACLALEAARGTY, from the coding sequence ATGCGCCATGTCTCCGCTCCGCTGGTGGTCTTTGGTTGTGGCTTCACGGGCACGGCTGCCGCGGCGATGCGCAGGGCCGAGGGAGGGCGGGTGATCGCGACGACGCGGGACGAAGCGCGGGCCGCCGCGCTGGCGCGGGCGGGGATCGAGGCGCACGTGATTCCGGCGCTGGGCGTGGAGGCGGCGGCGAAGCTCGTGCCCGAAGGCGCCGAGGTGCTGGTGGCCTTTCCTCCGGATCCTGCCGCCGATGCGGCCGTCGCTGCGGCGCTCGAAGGGGCGCGTGCGGTGGTGTACGTGTCATCGACCGCGGTGTACGGGGGGGCGACCGGCAAGGTGGACGAGCTGGTGCCGGTGGATCGTGGGGATGCGCGTGCGGCGGCTCGGCTCGACGCAGAGGCGCACTACCAGCGACGTGGGGCGGTGATCCTGCGGGCCGCCGGCATCTACGGGCCCGGTCGGGGATTGCACCGGCGGCTGATGCGGGGAGAGCACCGGCTGGTGGAGGGAGGGCACAAGGTGGTGTCGCGGATCCACGTGGAGGATCTGGCGAGGTTGGCGCTGGCGTCGCTGGAGCAGGGGCTGCGCGGTGACGTGTTCGTGGTCGGCGACGACGCGCCAGTGCCTCAGGTGGACGTGGTGCGGTGGCTGTGCCAGCGGCTGGGGTTGCCGCTCCCCGTGGAGGTGGAGGCGGGGGCCGTCCACGAGACGCTGCGCCACGATCGGGCGGTGCAGAACGCCCGGATCAAGTCGGCGCTGGGGTTGTCGCTGCAGTATCCGAGCTACCGGGAGGGTTTCGAGGCTTGCTTGGCCCTGGAGGCTGCGCGCGGCACGTATTGA
- a CDS encoding hybrid sensor histidine kinase/response regulator, whose product MPARILIIDDNTTLAANLRDILEGAPELDVEVVLACNGKKGLALARREGFEVAVVDIKLPDGNGVELIRPLLEASPQGEVVLVTGFATVDMAIGALREGAFAFVLKSFRPEELISTLAQAIAKVTLKREREALERRYRALIEAAGVLILGLNAEGRITLMNPSLSALAGPSAMLVLGAVFTESLSEESDRRRFGHAFQKALENAVAPEVEVGLRDAAGAIRRVRWHLSGVRGAPGKKAELIYGIGLDVTERRAQERRAADMEALNAMAPLALGLAHEIRNPLNAAVLELHLLSRSIDRMADEGARGPMKRRVEIVESEIARLGRLLSEFLELARPRAPLREPVDLSRVVAEVMELEAEAFARVGVEVTRALDGDCWSLGDVEKLKQVVLNLVMNALDAMPEGGGIRAATGGDAQDVWLSIGDTGTGIAAGVLPEIFDPFFTTKPGGTGLGLAIVQKIVDQHGGRVSVEASPTGTCVRVLFPRYVSTPLPRPSPSRPPRTHGDGI is encoded by the coding sequence GTGCCTGCCCGCATTCTGATCATCGACGACAACACGACCCTGGCGGCGAATCTGCGCGACATCCTGGAAGGGGCTCCCGAGCTCGATGTGGAGGTGGTGCTCGCGTGCAACGGGAAAAAAGGGCTCGCGTTGGCCCGGCGCGAGGGGTTCGAGGTCGCGGTGGTGGACATCAAGCTGCCCGACGGCAACGGCGTCGAGCTCATCCGGCCGCTGCTGGAGGCATCTCCTCAGGGTGAGGTGGTGCTGGTGACGGGGTTCGCGACGGTGGACATGGCGATCGGGGCGCTCCGTGAGGGGGCCTTCGCCTTCGTGCTGAAGTCGTTTCGCCCGGAGGAGCTGATCTCGACGCTCGCTCAGGCGATCGCGAAGGTGACGCTGAAGCGGGAGCGCGAGGCGCTGGAGCGTCGCTACCGGGCGCTGATCGAGGCCGCAGGGGTGCTGATCCTGGGGCTGAACGCAGAGGGGCGGATCACGCTGATGAACCCGAGCCTCTCCGCACTGGCCGGGCCATCGGCGATGCTGGTGCTCGGCGCGGTGTTCACGGAGTCACTGAGCGAGGAGTCGGATCGGCGGCGGTTCGGGCATGCTTTCCAGAAGGCGCTGGAGAACGCAGTGGCCCCCGAGGTGGAGGTGGGGTTGCGCGACGCCGCGGGGGCCATCCGGCGGGTGCGGTGGCATCTGTCAGGGGTGCGGGGGGCACCCGGAAAGAAGGCGGAGCTGATCTACGGGATCGGTCTGGATGTGACGGAGCGGCGCGCGCAGGAGCGGCGCGCGGCGGACATGGAAGCGCTGAACGCCATGGCACCCCTGGCGCTGGGGCTCGCCCACGAGATCAGGAATCCGCTGAACGCGGCGGTGCTGGAGCTGCACCTGCTGTCCCGTTCCATCGATCGGATGGCCGACGAGGGGGCGCGCGGGCCCATGAAGCGACGGGTCGAGATCGTGGAGTCGGAGATCGCACGGCTGGGGCGTCTGCTGAGCGAATTCCTGGAGCTCGCGCGGCCGAGGGCGCCGCTGCGTGAGCCCGTGGATCTGTCGCGGGTGGTGGCCGAGGTGATGGAGCTGGAAGCCGAGGCGTTCGCGCGGGTGGGGGTGGAGGTGACGCGGGCGCTCGATGGGGACTGCTGGTCGCTGGGCGACGTGGAGAAGCTGAAGCAGGTGGTCCTGAACCTGGTGATGAACGCGCTGGACGCGATGCCCGAAGGCGGCGGGATCCGGGCCGCGACGGGCGGAGATGCCCAGGATGTATGGTTGTCGATCGGCGATACGGGGACGGGGATCGCGGCAGGGGTGCTGCCCGAGATCTTCGATCCGTTCTTCACGACGAAGCCCGGGGGGACCGGCCTGGGGCTGGCCATCGTGCAGAAGATCGTGGACCAGCACGGTGGACGTGTGTCCGTCGAAGCCTCCCCGACCGGGACCTGCGTTCGCGTGCTGTTCCCCCGCTACGTGAGCACTCCCTTGCCTCGCCCCAGCCCCTCCCGCCCCCCGCGCACCCACGGCGACGGAATTTGA
- a CDS encoding diacylglycerol/lipid kinase family protein, with amino-acid sequence MHRDPAVSEPQEPIASEAPNGDASRQVAASAAPASVGPSSASSGRAGASGLSVGTTRDRIAVVVNGNAKSVTDEVIETLDQILDSGDLFVSRRVEDSERIARTLVDRGYGTILTGGGDGTFTVVVTSVVNEARRRGAPLPRFGLLRLGTGNSLAWVLGASNAPAGRGLAVDLQRLRAEAGSRDLRLVEAEGVLSPFCGFGIDAVMLRDYNEVKASLARGPLRRWAPGPIAYTVAAVTRTIPAFIVRRTPHCRVINEGSDAYRVGEKGSILGTPIPRGGVIYEGPARIVALSTIPYYGFGFRMFPYAEDRPDRMQLRISTVHPFTFVRHFSGIWRGEYDDPEIIFDYFVDDVTIEMDPPTSFQIGGDVRGERRQVRMKLTDPIRIVDFYAPPRG; translated from the coding sequence ATGCACCGAGATCCCGCGGTATCCGAGCCTCAGGAGCCGATTGCCTCCGAGGCGCCGAATGGTGATGCGTCGCGTCAGGTGGCGGCGTCGGCTGCGCCGGCGTCGGTCGGGCCGAGCTCGGCTTCTTCAGGGCGTGCGGGGGCTTCCGGGCTGTCCGTGGGCACGACGCGCGACCGGATCGCCGTGGTGGTGAACGGCAATGCGAAGAGCGTGACCGACGAGGTCATCGAGACGCTCGATCAGATCCTCGATAGCGGCGATCTGTTCGTGTCCAGGCGGGTGGAGGACAGCGAGCGCATTGCCCGGACCCTGGTGGACCGGGGCTACGGCACGATCCTGACGGGGGGCGGTGACGGGACGTTCACGGTGGTGGTCACCTCGGTGGTGAACGAGGCGCGGCGTCGTGGTGCGCCGCTGCCACGGTTCGGTCTGCTGAGGCTGGGGACGGGGAACTCGCTGGCCTGGGTGCTCGGGGCGTCGAACGCGCCTGCGGGGCGAGGGCTCGCGGTCGATCTGCAGCGTCTGCGTGCGGAGGCGGGGAGCCGTGATCTGCGGCTCGTGGAGGCCGAAGGGGTGCTGTCGCCGTTCTGTGGCTTCGGTATCGATGCGGTGATGCTGCGCGATTACAACGAGGTGAAGGCGTCGCTCGCGCGCGGTCCGCTGCGTCGCTGGGCGCCCGGCCCGATCGCCTATACCGTCGCCGCGGTCACGCGCACCATTCCAGCATTCATCGTGCGCCGGACGCCTCACTGCCGGGTGATCAACGAAGGGAGCGACGCCTATCGCGTCGGGGAGAAGGGGTCGATCCTGGGCACGCCCATCCCGCGCGGGGGGGTGATCTACGAGGGGCCGGCGCGGATCGTCGCGCTATCGACGATTCCTTATTATGGCTTCGGCTTCCGGATGTTCCCCTATGCCGAGGACCGACCGGACCGGATGCAGCTCCGCATCTCGACCGTTCACCCCTTCACGTTCGTCCGGCACTTCTCGGGGATCTGGCGCGGCGAGTACGACGATCCCGAGATCATTTTCGATTACTTCGTCGACGACGTGACCATCGAGATGGATCCGCCCACGAGCTTTCAGATCGGCGGGGACGTGCGCGGGGAGCGGCGGCAGGTGCGGATGAAGCTCACCGATCCGATCCGGATCGTGGACTTCTACGCGCCGCCTCGGGGCTGA